A region from the Enterobacter roggenkampii genome encodes:
- the norW gene encoding NADH:flavorubredoxin reductase NorW, which yields MSHGIVIIGSGFAARQLVKNIRKQDANVPLTLIAADSMDEYNKPDLSHVISQNQRADDLTRQTAGAFAEQFNLRLFPYTWVTDIDANARLVKAKDKTWQYDKLVLTTGASAFVPPVEGRELMVTLNSQQAYQASETELRDATRVMIVGGGLIGTELAMDFCRAGKSVTLIDHAASILSALMPAEVSSRLQHRLTDMGVHLLLKSQLQSLSKTGSGIRVTLDRSRSVEVDVVIAATGLRPETALAHRAGAEINRGVKVNSYLQTTQPDMYALGDCAEINGQVLPFLQPIQLSAMCLAKNLLGGNAPVKLPAMLVKVKTPELPLHLAGETQRQDLDWQIALSPQGMVARGTDTDGQMRAFVVSEDRMKEAFALLKSLPA from the coding sequence ATGAGCCACGGTATCGTCATTATCGGCTCGGGCTTTGCCGCCCGCCAGCTGGTGAAAAATATCCGCAAGCAGGACGCTAACGTGCCGCTGACGCTGATCGCCGCCGACAGCATGGACGAGTACAACAAGCCTGATTTAAGCCACGTCATTAGCCAGAACCAGCGCGCAGACGATCTCACCCGCCAGACGGCGGGGGCGTTCGCAGAACAGTTTAACCTGCGTCTGTTTCCGTACACCTGGGTCACCGATATCGACGCCAACGCCCGTCTGGTGAAAGCGAAAGATAAAACCTGGCAGTACGACAAGCTGGTGCTGACCACGGGTGCCTCCGCGTTTGTGCCGCCGGTTGAGGGCCGCGAGCTGATGGTCACGCTCAACAGCCAGCAGGCGTATCAGGCCAGCGAAACGGAGCTTCGCGACGCCACGCGGGTGATGATTGTCGGCGGCGGGCTGATCGGCACCGAGCTGGCGATGGACTTCTGCCGGGCGGGAAAATCCGTCACCCTGATCGACCACGCGGCGAGCATTCTGTCAGCGCTGATGCCCGCGGAAGTAAGCAGTCGCTTACAGCATCGTCTGACCGACATGGGCGTGCATCTGCTGCTGAAATCGCAGCTGCAGAGCCTGAGCAAAACCGGCAGCGGCATACGTGTGACGCTCGACCGCAGCCGCAGCGTGGAGGTGGATGTGGTGATTGCGGCGACGGGGTTGCGCCCGGAAACGGCGCTGGCGCACCGCGCAGGCGCCGAAATCAACCGCGGCGTGAAGGTTAACAGCTACCTGCAAACCACCCAGCCGGACATGTATGCCCTGGGCGACTGCGCGGAAATTAACGGCCAGGTGCTGCCGTTCCTGCAACCGATTCAGTTAAGCGCCATGTGCCTGGCGAAAAACCTGCTCGGCGGCAACGCCCCGGTGAAATTACCCGCCATGCTGGTCAAAGTGAAAACGCCGGAATTGCCGCTGCATCTCGCAGGTGAAACGCAGCGTCAGGATCTGGACTGGCAGATTGCCCTTTCGCCGCAGGGCATGGTGGCGCGCGGCACCGATACCGACGGTCAGATGCGCGCCTTTGTCGTCAGTGAGGACAGGATGAAGGAGGCCTTCGCCCTGCTGAAATCGCTCCCTGCTTAA
- the hypF gene encoding carbamoyltransferase HypF yields the protein MSSNGVQLRVRGKVQGVGFRPFVWQLAQALQLTGDVCNDGEGVLVRLAGNGGAFTARLHQDCPPLARIDRVETQPFTWAHVPEDFTIRHSAGGTMDTQIVPDAATCPACLAEMCDPRERRYRYPFINCTHCGPRFTIIRAMPYDRPATAMAPFPLCGPCEAEYRNPADRRFHAQPVACPDCGPALAWRAGDMTAEREAALRAAVAMLKSGGIVAVKGLGGFHLVCDARNPQAVATLRARKQRPSKPLAVMIPHADDLPETVQALLRSPAAPIVLTPKAWLPALPEGIAPGLDTVGIMLPANPLQHLLMMDSQRPLVMTSGNLSGRPPAVTNRQALDELSGIADGFLLHNRDILQRMDDSVMDRDGAMLRRARGFVPDAITLPAGFDNIPAMLCTGAEMKNTFCLVRGNQAVLSQHFGDLGDEGVEAQWRSALSVMQDIYAFQPTRVVCDAHPGYRARQWAQAQALPLEEVHHHHAHAAACMAENGWPREGGDVIALTLDGIGMGENGALWGGECLRVSYLDYAHLGGLPAVALPGGDLAARQPWRNLLAHCLAFVPEWQQHPETHAVQRQNWPLLATAIQRGLNAPRASSCGRLFDAVACALGIETQSWEGEAACRLEALASQCAGVDHPVTLDADNLALFWQQWLSWQAEPCARAWAFHDALAKGLAQLAAFHARRLSLSTICLSGGVLHNRLLRARLRHYLSDFTLLFPSRLPAGDGAISFGQAVVAAARSCLQRTKNVTTVTQ from the coding sequence ATGAGCAGCAACGGCGTTCAGCTGCGGGTGCGCGGCAAGGTGCAGGGCGTGGGGTTTCGTCCCTTCGTCTGGCAGCTGGCGCAGGCGCTTCAGCTGACCGGTGACGTCTGCAATGACGGAGAGGGCGTGCTGGTGCGCCTCGCGGGTAATGGGGGGGCCTTTACCGCGAGGCTGCATCAGGACTGCCCGCCGCTGGCACGCATTGATCGCGTGGAAACGCAGCCGTTTACCTGGGCGCACGTGCCGGAGGACTTTACCATCCGCCACAGCGCAGGCGGGACGATGGACACCCAGATTGTCCCCGATGCCGCGACCTGCCCGGCGTGTCTGGCTGAGATGTGCGACCCACGCGAACGCCGCTATCGCTATCCGTTTATCAACTGCACCCACTGCGGGCCGCGGTTTACCATTATCCGCGCGATGCCCTATGACCGTCCGGCCACGGCAATGGCGCCGTTCCCGCTCTGCGGGCCGTGTGAAGCAGAGTACCGTAATCCTGCCGACCGCCGTTTTCACGCCCAGCCGGTCGCCTGCCCGGACTGCGGACCCGCGCTGGCGTGGCGTGCGGGCGACATGACCGCTGAACGCGAGGCTGCGCTGCGCGCGGCGGTAGCGATGCTGAAAAGCGGCGGTATTGTCGCGGTTAAAGGTCTGGGCGGCTTTCACCTTGTCTGCGATGCGCGTAACCCGCAGGCGGTCGCGACGCTTCGGGCACGCAAGCAGCGCCCGTCGAAGCCGCTGGCGGTAATGATCCCACATGCGGATGACCTGCCGGAGACGGTTCAGGCGCTGCTACGCTCACCCGCCGCACCCATTGTGCTCACGCCAAAAGCCTGGCTGCCCGCGCTCCCGGAAGGTATCGCGCCCGGTCTGGATACCGTGGGCATCATGCTTCCTGCGAACCCGCTGCAGCATCTTCTGATGATGGACAGTCAGCGCCCGCTGGTGATGACCTCCGGCAACCTCAGCGGCAGACCGCCTGCCGTCACCAACCGCCAGGCGCTGGATGAGCTCAGCGGCATCGCGGACGGCTTCCTGCTGCATAACCGCGATATCCTGCAGCGGATGGACGATTCGGTGATGGATCGGGACGGTGCGATGCTGCGCCGCGCGCGCGGCTTTGTGCCCGATGCCATCACGTTGCCTGCCGGGTTCGACAATATCCCCGCCATGCTGTGCACCGGGGCGGAGATGAAAAACACCTTCTGCCTGGTGCGTGGGAACCAGGCGGTGCTGAGCCAGCATTTTGGCGATCTCGGTGACGAGGGTGTGGAAGCGCAGTGGCGTTCCGCGCTGTCGGTGATGCAGGACATTTACGCCTTTCAGCCGACGCGCGTGGTGTGCGATGCCCATCCTGGATACCGCGCTCGCCAGTGGGCGCAGGCGCAGGCGTTGCCCCTTGAAGAGGTACACCACCATCACGCTCACGCGGCGGCGTGCATGGCCGAAAACGGCTGGCCGCGCGAGGGCGGAGACGTTATCGCCCTGACGTTGGACGGGATCGGCATGGGGGAAAACGGCGCGCTGTGGGGGGGAGAGTGCTTGCGGGTCAGCTATCTCGACTATGCGCATCTGGGTGGCCTGCCTGCCGTTGCGCTGCCGGGTGGCGATCTGGCGGCGCGGCAGCCGTGGCGCAATCTGCTCGCCCACTGCCTGGCGTTTGTGCCCGAATGGCAGCAACATCCGGAAACCCATGCGGTTCAGCGCCAGAACTGGCCGCTGCTGGCGACGGCGATCCAGCGTGGCCTCAACGCGCCGCGGGCCTCGTCCTGCGGTCGCCTGTTTGATGCAGTCGCCTGCGCGCTGGGTATCGAAACGCAATCCTGGGAAGGTGAGGCCGCCTGCCGGCTGGAAGCCCTGGCATCGCAGTGCGCGGGTGTCGACCATCCGGTGACGCTGGACGCGGATAATCTCGCGCTTTTCTGGCAGCAGTGGCTGAGCTGGCAGGCGGAGCCCTGCGCGCGCGCCTGGGCGTTTCACGACGCGCTGGCAAAAGGGCTGGCGCAGCTCGCCGCGTTTCACGCCCGGCGCCTGTCGCTGTCGACAATCTGCCTCAGCGGTGGGGTATTGCACAACCGTCTGCTGCGCGCGCGTCTGCGTCATTATCTTTCTGACTTTACGCTTCTTTTTCCTTCGCGCCTGCCCGCAGGTGATGGAGCGATCTCCTTCGGGCAGGCGGTGGTCGCCGCTGCCCGGTCATGTTTACAAAGGACTAAAAATGTTACGACTGTTACGCAATGA
- the gutM gene encoding transcriptional regulator GutM, producing the protein MVTALITVAALAWICQMAFGGWQIHRFNRAFDALCQKGRVGVGRSGGRFKPRVVVAVALDENNKVCDSLIMRGMTVFARPVKIQAINGISLQELQPDVIFPHDPLCQNALSLALNLKHG; encoded by the coding sequence ATGGTCACCGCACTCATTACCGTCGCCGCCCTCGCCTGGATCTGCCAGATGGCGTTTGGCGGCTGGCAAATCCATCGGTTTAACCGCGCGTTTGACGCCCTGTGCCAGAAAGGCCGCGTGGGCGTCGGGCGTTCCGGTGGACGTTTCAAGCCGCGGGTCGTCGTGGCTGTTGCGCTGGATGAAAACAATAAGGTCTGCGATTCCCTCATCATGCGTGGCATGACCGTCTTTGCCCGTCCGGTGAAAATCCAGGCAATCAACGGCATTTCGCTGCAGGAATTGCAGCCCGATGTGATCTTTCCCCATGATCCACTTTGTCAGAATGCACTATCATTAGCGCTTAATCTGAAACATGGATAA
- a CDS encoding HoxN/HupN/NixA family nickel/cobalt transporter produces MLRLLRNEPRAALLLLALVMANLLAWGWAWHTFSGSTALMAASLLAWCYGLRHAVDADHIAAIDTVTRKMMQQGKRPSGVGAWFSLGHSTIVVLASIAIAATATAFQKNMAWFHETGSLIGTAVSATFLLAMALVNMVILRGVWRSFQALKRGRPVQDDITLPAQGGVMNWLFGKTFRLVNKSWQMYLVGFLFGLGFDTATEIGVLGISAASASSGMSVWSIMIFPALFASGMALVDTLDNLLMVGAYGWAFNKPQRKLYYNMTITGTSVVVALFIGGLEALGLLMDKFALSGGLWDLIGAVNDNLGNAGFVVVGLFVACWLISMANYRWRGYDALVVRS; encoded by the coding sequence ATGTTACGACTGTTACGCAATGAACCTCGCGCCGCGCTTCTGCTGCTGGCTCTGGTAATGGCAAACCTGCTGGCCTGGGGATGGGCATGGCACACCTTTAGCGGCAGCACGGCGCTGATGGCGGCAAGCCTGCTGGCGTGGTGCTACGGGCTGCGTCACGCGGTGGACGCTGACCACATTGCCGCCATTGATACCGTGACGCGTAAGATGATGCAGCAGGGCAAACGCCCGTCCGGCGTGGGGGCGTGGTTCTCGCTGGGCCACTCCACCATCGTGGTGCTGGCCTCCATTGCCATCGCCGCTACCGCCACGGCGTTTCAGAAGAACATGGCGTGGTTCCACGAAACCGGCAGCCTGATTGGCACCGCCGTTTCCGCGACCTTCCTGCTGGCGATGGCGCTGGTGAATATGGTGATCCTGCGCGGCGTCTGGCGCAGTTTTCAGGCGCTAAAACGCGGCAGGCCGGTGCAGGACGACATCACGCTACCGGCTCAGGGCGGGGTGATGAACTGGCTGTTCGGCAAGACCTTCCGCCTCGTCAATAAAAGCTGGCAGATGTACCTGGTCGGTTTCCTGTTCGGTCTCGGCTTTGATACGGCCACCGAGATCGGCGTGCTGGGGATCTCTGCCGCCAGCGCGTCCAGCGGAATGTCGGTGTGGTCAATCATGATCTTCCCGGCACTCTTCGCCAGCGGCATGGCGCTGGTGGATACCCTCGACAACCTGCTGATGGTGGGCGCCTACGGCTGGGCGTTTAACAAACCGCAGCGCAAGCTTTACTACAACATGACCATCACCGGCACCTCCGTGGTGGTGGCGCTGTTTATCGGCGGGCTGGAAGCGCTGGGTCTGCTGATGGATAAATTTGCCCTCAGCGGCGGCCTCTGGGATCTGATTGGCGCGGTAAACGACAATCTGGGCAACGCCGGGTTTGTCGTTGTGGGTCTGTTTGTCGCCTGCTGGCTGATCTCCATGGCGAATTACCGCTGGCGCGGCTACGACGCGCTGGTGGTACGTTCCTGA
- the srlR gene encoding glucitol operon DNA-binding transcriptional repressor SrlR has product MKPRQRQAAILEHLQKQGKCSVEDLAHYFDTTGTTIRKDLVLLENSGAVIRTYGGVVLNKDEADPPIDHKTLINTHQKALIAEAAVKFIHDGDSIILDAGSTVLQMIPLLSRFNNITVMTNSLHIVNALSENDCEQTILMPGGTFRKKSASFHGQLAENAFDHFSFDKLFMGTDGIDLNAGVTTFNEVFSVSKAMCNAAREVILMADSSKFGRKSPNIVCSLESVDKLITDAGIDPAFKKALEEKGIDVIVTGERDE; this is encoded by the coding sequence ATGAAACCTCGTCAGCGGCAGGCGGCCATTCTTGAGCATCTGCAAAAGCAGGGAAAATGCTCGGTAGAGGATCTGGCCCACTACTTTGACACCACCGGCACGACGATACGCAAGGACCTCGTATTGCTCGAAAACTCTGGCGCCGTCATTCGAACCTACGGCGGCGTGGTGCTCAATAAAGACGAAGCGGACCCGCCTATCGACCACAAAACGCTGATCAATACCCACCAGAAAGCGCTGATTGCCGAAGCCGCCGTAAAATTTATCCACGATGGCGACTCGATCATTCTGGATGCAGGCAGTACCGTCCTGCAGATGATCCCCCTGCTCAGCCGCTTTAACAACATCACGGTGATGACCAACAGCCTGCACATCGTCAACGCCCTGTCGGAGAACGACTGCGAGCAGACCATCCTGATGCCCGGCGGCACCTTCCGTAAAAAATCCGCGTCGTTCCACGGGCAGCTGGCGGAGAACGCCTTCGACCACTTCAGCTTTGATAAACTGTTCATGGGCACCGACGGCATCGACCTGAACGCGGGCGTCACCACCTTCAACGAGGTGTTCAGCGTCAGTAAAGCGATGTGCAACGCCGCGCGGGAAGTGATTCTGATGGCGGACTCGTCGAAGTTTGGCCGTAAAAGCCCCAACATTGTCTGTAGCCTGGAGAGCGTCGACAAGCTGATTACCGACGCGGGTATCGACCCGGCGTTCAAAAAAGCGCTGGAAGAGAAAGGCATCGACGTGATCGTAACCGGAGAGAGAGATGAGTGA
- the norR gene encoding nitric oxide reductase transcriptional regulator NorR, giving the protein MSFSVDVLAKIAIELQTGIGHQDRFQRLISTLRHVLACDASALLRYEGRQFIPLAIDGLAKDVLGRRFTLEGHPRLETIARAGDVVRFPADSDLPDPYDGLIPGQESLKVHACIGLPLFAGQNLIGALTLDGLSPDQFDTFSDEELRLIAALAAGALNNALLIEQLESQNISPGSPAAFEQVTHTEMIGLSPGMAQLKKEIEIVAASDLNVLIFGETGTGKELVAKSIHEASPRAVNPLVYLNCAALPESVAESELFGHVKGAFTGAISNRSGKFEMADNGTLFLDEIGELSLSLQAKLLRVLQYGDIQRVGDDRSHRVDVRVLAATNRDLREAVLAGQFRADLFHRLSVFPLTVPPLRERGDDVVLLAGYFCEQCRLRMGLSRVVLSPGARAHLLSYGWPGNVRELEHAIHRAVVLARATRSGDEVVIHARHFAQHDETAPTIAHAAPEITSENLRDATEAFQRQMITRALEQNNRNWAACARALEMDVANLHRLAKRLGLKG; this is encoded by the coding sequence ATGAGCTTTTCCGTAGACGTGCTGGCGAAAATCGCCATTGAACTGCAAACCGGTATTGGTCATCAGGACCGCTTCCAGCGGCTGATCTCCACGCTGCGCCACGTGCTGGCGTGCGACGCCTCGGCGCTGCTGCGCTACGAAGGACGGCAGTTTATTCCGCTGGCCATCGACGGCCTGGCGAAGGACGTGCTCGGGCGGCGCTTTACCCTTGAAGGCCATCCGCGTCTGGAAACTATCGCCCGCGCGGGTGACGTGGTGCGTTTCCCGGCGGACAGCGACTTGCCCGACCCGTACGACGGGCTGATTCCAGGCCAGGAGAGCCTGAAGGTGCACGCCTGTATCGGCCTGCCGCTGTTTGCCGGGCAGAATCTGATTGGGGCGCTGACCCTCGACGGCCTGTCGCCGGACCAGTTCGATACCTTCAGCGATGAGGAGCTTCGCCTGATTGCCGCCCTGGCCGCCGGGGCGCTGAACAATGCGCTGCTGATTGAACAGCTGGAGAGTCAGAATATTTCTCCCGGCAGCCCGGCGGCGTTTGAGCAGGTGACGCACACGGAGATGATTGGCCTCTCGCCGGGCATGGCGCAGCTCAAAAAAGAGATTGAGATTGTTGCCGCGTCCGATTTGAACGTGCTGATCTTCGGGGAGACCGGCACCGGCAAGGAGCTGGTGGCGAAGTCGATTCACGAAGCGTCGCCGCGCGCGGTCAATCCGCTGGTGTACCTCAACTGCGCCGCGCTGCCGGAAAGCGTGGCGGAAAGCGAATTGTTTGGCCACGTCAAAGGGGCGTTTACCGGCGCCATCAGCAACCGCAGCGGCAAGTTCGAAATGGCCGATAACGGCACGCTGTTTCTGGATGAAATTGGCGAGCTCTCTCTGTCGCTCCAGGCCAAACTCCTGCGCGTATTGCAGTACGGCGATATCCAGCGCGTGGGGGACGACCGCAGTCACAGAGTGGACGTTCGCGTGCTGGCGGCGACGAACCGCGACCTGCGTGAAGCGGTGCTTGCCGGGCAGTTCCGCGCCGACCTGTTCCACCGCCTGAGCGTGTTTCCGCTTACCGTGCCGCCGCTGCGCGAGCGCGGGGACGACGTGGTGCTGCTGGCGGGCTATTTCTGCGAACAGTGCCGTCTCAGGATGGGGCTTTCCCGCGTGGTGTTAAGCCCGGGGGCGAGGGCGCATCTGCTGAGCTACGGCTGGCCGGGCAACGTGCGCGAGCTGGAACACGCGATTCACCGCGCGGTGGTGCTGGCGCGAGCGACGCGTTCGGGTGATGAAGTGGTTATACATGCCCGGCATTTTGCGCAGCATGATGAAACCGCACCGACGATTGCCCATGCAGCTCCGGAGATAACGAGCGAAAACCTGCGTGACGCGACAGAGGCGTTTCAGCGTCAGATGATTACCCGCGCGCTGGAGCAGAATAACCGCAACTGGGCGGCGTGCGCCCGGGCGCTGGAGATGGACGTCGCCAACCTGCACCGGCTGGCGAAGCGTCTCGGGCTGAAGGGTTAG
- the gutQ gene encoding arabinose-5-phosphate isomerase GutQ has translation MSDFLLETGRQTLMLELQEASRLPERLGEDFVRAANTIIHCEGKVIVAGIGKSGHIGKKIAATLASTGTPAFFVHPAEALHGDLGMIESRDVMLFISYSGSAKELDLIIPRLQEKSVALLAMTGKSRSPLALAAKATLDISVEREACPMHLAPTSSTVNTLMMGDALAMAVMQARGFNEEDFARSHPAGALGARLLNKVHHLMRTDDAIPQVKLNTSVMDAMLELSRTGLGLVAVCDDDGYVKGVFTDGDLRRWLVGGGKLETDVSDAMTQGGLTLNAESRAIEAKEVLMKRKITAAPVVDDTGRLCGAINLQDFYQAGII, from the coding sequence ATGAGTGATTTTCTGTTAGAAACGGGCCGCCAGACGCTAATGCTGGAGCTGCAGGAAGCCAGCCGCCTGCCGGAACGTCTGGGCGAGGATTTTGTCCGCGCGGCCAACACCATTATCCACTGCGAAGGCAAAGTGATCGTGGCGGGCATCGGTAAATCCGGCCATATCGGCAAAAAGATTGCCGCGACGCTGGCCAGCACCGGCACCCCGGCCTTCTTCGTGCACCCTGCCGAAGCGCTGCACGGCGATCTGGGAATGATTGAGAGCCGCGATGTGATGCTGTTTATCTCCTACTCCGGTTCGGCGAAAGAGCTGGATCTCATTATTCCGCGCCTGCAGGAAAAATCGGTCGCCCTGCTGGCGATGACCGGGAAATCCCGCTCGCCCCTGGCGCTGGCCGCCAAGGCAACGCTGGATATTTCCGTTGAGCGTGAAGCCTGTCCGATGCACCTCGCCCCCACCTCCAGCACCGTGAATACCCTGATGATGGGCGACGCGCTGGCGATGGCGGTAATGCAGGCGCGCGGGTTTAACGAAGAAGATTTCGCCCGCTCGCATCCGGCGGGGGCGCTCGGGGCGCGCCTGCTCAACAAGGTCCACCACCTGATGCGCACTGACGATGCGATTCCACAGGTCAAACTCAATACCAGCGTCATGGACGCGATGCTGGAGCTGAGCCGTACCGGTCTGGGGCTGGTGGCGGTGTGCGATGACGACGGATACGTCAAAGGCGTGTTCACCGACGGCGACCTGCGCCGCTGGCTGGTGGGCGGCGGTAAGCTGGAAACAGACGTGTCGGACGCCATGACCCAGGGCGGGCTGACGCTGAACGCCGAGAGCCGCGCCATTGAAGCCAAAGAGGTGCTGATGAAGCGCAAAATCACCGCCGCACCGGTGGTGGATGACACCGGCAGGCTGTGCGGTGCCATCAACCTGCAGGATTTCTATCAGGCCGGGATTATCTAA
- the srlD gene encoding sorbitol-6-phosphate dehydrogenase, protein MSQVAVVIGGGQTLGEFLCRGLAAEGYRVAVVDIQSEKAARVADTINTEFGEGMAYGFGADATSEQSVMALARGVDDIFGRTDLLVYSAGIAKAAFISDFELGDFDRSLQVNLVGYFLCAREFSRLMIRDGIQGRIIQINSKSGKVGSKHNSGYSAAKFGGVGLTQSLALDLAEYGITVHSLMLGNLLKSPMFQSLLPQYATKLGIKTEEVEQYYIDKVPLKRGCDYQDVLNMLLFYASPKASYCTGQSINVTGGQVMF, encoded by the coding sequence ATGAGTCAGGTTGCCGTTGTCATTGGTGGGGGACAAACCTTAGGCGAGTTCCTCTGCCGTGGGCTTGCCGCTGAGGGTTACCGCGTGGCGGTAGTGGATATTCAGAGTGAAAAGGCCGCCCGCGTGGCGGACACCATCAACACCGAGTTTGGCGAAGGAATGGCGTACGGGTTTGGCGCCGACGCCACCAGCGAGCAGAGCGTGATGGCGCTCGCCCGCGGCGTGGACGACATTTTTGGGCGTACCGACCTGCTGGTTTACAGCGCCGGTATTGCGAAAGCGGCCTTTATCAGCGACTTCGAGCTGGGGGATTTTGACCGCTCGCTGCAGGTCAATCTGGTGGGCTATTTCCTCTGCGCCCGCGAGTTTTCCCGTCTGATGATCCGCGACGGCATTCAGGGGCGCATCATTCAGATCAACTCAAAATCGGGGAAAGTGGGCAGCAAGCACAACTCCGGCTACAGCGCGGCGAAGTTTGGCGGCGTGGGACTGACGCAGTCTCTGGCGCTGGATCTGGCCGAATACGGCATTACCGTCCACTCGCTGATGCTGGGCAATCTGCTGAAATCGCCGATGTTCCAGTCCCTGCTGCCGCAGTACGCCACCAAGCTCGGCATTAAAACGGAAGAAGTGGAGCAGTACTACATCGATAAAGTGCCGCTCAAGCGCGGGTGCGATTACCAGGACGTGCTGAACATGCTGCTGTTTTACGCCAGCCCGAAAGCCTCGTACTGCACCGGACAGTCGATTAACGTCACCGGTGGGCAGGTGATGTTCTGA
- the norV gene encoding anaerobic nitric oxide reductase flavorubredoxin, giving the protein MSILVKNNIHWVGQRDWEVRDFHGTEYKTLRGSSYNSYLIREGKNVLIDTVDHKFSREFVQNLRGEIDLNDIDYIIINHAEEDHAGALTELMSYIPDTPIYCTTNAIDSINGHHHHPEWNFHTVKTGDALDIGNGKQLIFVETPMLHWPDSMMTYMTGDAVLFSNDAFGQHYCDERLFNDEVDQTELFEQCQRYYANILTPFSRLVTPKITEILGFNLPVEMIATSHGVVWRENPTQIVELYLKWAADYQEDRITIFYDTMSNNTRMMADAIAQGINEVDPNVAVKIFNVARSDKNEILTNVFRSKGVLVGTSTMNNVMMPKIAGLVEEMTGLRFRNKRASAFGSHGWSGGAVDRLSTRLQDAGFEMSMSLKAKWRPDIDALEICRQYGRDIARQWALAPLPETAPATAVAPEAVAEAAAADLGPCMQCSVCQWIYDPERGEPLQDVAPGTPWSEVPDTFLCPECSLGKDVFDELATEAK; this is encoded by the coding sequence ATGTCTATTCTGGTTAAAAATAACATTCATTGGGTGGGTCAACGTGACTGGGAAGTGCGCGATTTCCACGGGACGGAATATAAAACGCTGCGCGGCAGCAGCTACAACAGCTATCTCATTCGTGAAGGTAAAAATGTGCTGATCGATACCGTCGATCACAAGTTCAGCCGCGAGTTCGTGCAGAACCTGCGCGGCGAAATCGATCTGAACGACATCGACTACATCATCATCAACCACGCGGAGGAGGATCACGCCGGGGCCCTGACCGAGCTGATGTCGTATATTCCGGACACTCCGATCTACTGCACCACCAACGCCATCGACTCGATCAACGGCCACCACCACCATCCGGAGTGGAACTTCCACACCGTGAAAACGGGCGACGCGCTGGATATCGGCAACGGCAAGCAGCTGATCTTCGTGGAAACGCCGATGCTGCACTGGCCGGACAGCATGATGACCTACATGACCGGCGACGCGGTGCTGTTCAGCAACGACGCCTTTGGCCAGCACTACTGCGATGAACGTCTGTTCAACGACGAGGTGGATCAGACCGAGCTGTTCGAACAGTGCCAGCGCTACTACGCCAACATCCTCACCCCGTTCAGCCGCCTGGTGACGCCTAAAATCACCGAGATCCTCGGCTTTAACCTGCCGGTGGAGATGATTGCCACCTCCCACGGCGTGGTGTGGCGTGAAAACCCCACCCAGATCGTGGAGCTGTACCTGAAGTGGGCGGCGGATTATCAGGAAGATCGCATCACGATCTTCTACGACACCATGTCCAACAACACCCGCATGATGGCGGACGCCATTGCCCAAGGCATCAACGAAGTGGACCCGAACGTGGCGGTGAAAATCTTCAACGTGGCGCGCAGCGATAAAAACGAGATCCTCACCAACGTTTTCCGCTCAAAAGGGGTGCTGGTGGGTACGTCCACCATGAACAACGTGATGATGCCGAAGATTGCCGGCCTGGTCGAAGAGATGACCGGCCTGCGCTTTCGCAACAAGCGCGCCAGCGCCTTTGGCTCCCACGGCTGGAGCGGCGGCGCGGTCGACCGCCTTTCCACCCGTTTACAGGATGCAGGGTTTGAGATGTCGATGAGCCTGAAGGCTAAATGGCGGCCGGATATCGACGCCCTGGAAATCTGCCGCCAGTACGGCCGCGACATTGCCCGTCAGTGGGCGCTCGCACCGCTGCCGGAAACCGCCCCCGCCACGGCGGTTGCGCCGGAAGCCGTAGCTGAAGCCGCCGCTGCCGACCTCGGTCCTTGCATGCAGTGCAGCGTGTGCCAGTGGATTTACGACCCGGAACGGGGCGAGCCGCTGCAGGATGTCGCCCCGGGCACGCCGTGGAGTGAGGTGCCGGACACCTTCCTCTGCCCGGAATGTTCCCTCGGGAAAGACGTCTTTGATGAACTGGCAACGGAGGCAAAATGA